A single window of Usitatibacter rugosus DNA harbors:
- a CDS encoding 2-methylaconitate cis-trans isomerase PrpF family protein → MPQTAIRAVYMRGGTSRAIMFRAEDLPADPKQRDAIFALAIGSPDPGKRQLDGLGGGISSLSKIAIIGKPSRPDADVDYTFGQVAVDAPIVQYKANCGNISSAVGPFAVDEGLVDASGDTATVRIHNTNTSKVIVARFSLDGGKAAVDGDFVLQGVAGTGSPIRLAFLDPGGAGTGKLLPTGNARDVLDVPGLGKIEVSFVDAANPVVFVSAKDVGLQGTELPADLEADAAMIARFEEIRVASAVRMGIVKTADEARTKVRNMPQVGILSTPRDNPMLSGKILPASDVHITVRSISAGQPHRASPLTGAMCLASAMRIPGTIAAQLARLPEDPNADLMIGHPSGRLPVAARVTGGATPHVEEAVVYRTARRLMEGSVLVPTRRLVAA, encoded by the coding sequence ATGCCGCAAACCGCCATCCGCGCCGTCTACATGCGGGGAGGAACCAGCCGCGCGATCATGTTCCGCGCCGAGGACCTGCCCGCGGATCCGAAGCAACGCGACGCGATCTTCGCGCTCGCCATCGGCAGCCCCGATCCCGGCAAGCGCCAGCTGGATGGGCTGGGCGGCGGCATCTCGTCGCTCTCGAAGATCGCCATCATCGGCAAGCCGTCGCGGCCGGATGCCGACGTCGACTACACATTCGGGCAGGTGGCCGTCGACGCGCCGATCGTCCAGTACAAGGCCAACTGCGGGAACATCTCCTCGGCCGTCGGCCCGTTCGCGGTGGACGAAGGCCTGGTCGACGCGAGTGGCGACACGGCGACCGTGAGGATCCACAACACCAACACGAGCAAGGTCATCGTCGCGCGCTTCTCACTCGATGGCGGCAAGGCCGCGGTGGATGGCGATTTCGTCCTGCAGGGCGTGGCGGGCACCGGCTCTCCAATCCGCCTCGCATTTCTGGATCCGGGTGGTGCCGGCACCGGCAAGCTGCTGCCGACGGGCAACGCCCGCGACGTGCTCGATGTTCCCGGGCTTGGCAAGATCGAGGTGTCGTTCGTCGATGCCGCGAATCCCGTCGTGTTCGTTTCCGCGAAGGACGTCGGCCTGCAGGGCACCGAGCTGCCCGCGGACCTCGAGGCCGATGCCGCGATGATCGCGCGCTTCGAGGAGATCCGCGTCGCGTCGGCCGTGCGCATGGGCATCGTGAAGACCGCGGACGAGGCGCGCACGAAAGTCCGCAACATGCCGCAGGTCGGCATCCTCTCGACGCCGCGCGACAACCCGATGCTGAGCGGAAAGATCCTGCCCGCCTCGGACGTGCACATCACGGTGCGCTCGATCTCCGCGGGGCAGCCCCACCGCGCGTCTCCTCTCACCGGCGCGATGTGCCTCGCTTCCGCGATGCGCATTCCCGGAACGATCGCCGCCCAGCTCGCGCGCCTGCCCGAGGACCCGAACGCCGACCTGATGATCGGCCATCCCTCGGGGCGGCTGCCGGTCGCCGCCCGCGTCACCGGCGGCGCCACGCCGCATGTCGAAGAAGCCGTCGTCTATCGCACCGCGCGCCGCCTGATGGAAGGCTCGGTGCTCGTGCCGACGCGCCGCCTGGTCGCCGCATGA
- a CDS encoding pyridoxamine 5'-phosphate oxidase family protein — protein sequence MTDEIAKLYEMIEDLDVAMMTTRRRDGHLVSRAMSTQKAAPGADLWFVTSNATHKLDELIEDPHVNLAYYKDRTREWISVSGIATVTQDRATIAQLFAEDWKVWFGREGDSRHGTPDDPRIVLIGVEVHSAMFLEVDKPQPVVLFELVKGWITGKPAELGKMHHIQ from the coding sequence ATGACCGACGAAATCGCCAAGCTGTACGAGATGATCGAGGACCTCGACGTCGCGATGATGACCACGCGCCGCCGCGACGGCCACCTGGTCTCGCGAGCGATGTCCACGCAGAAAGCCGCGCCGGGCGCCGACCTCTGGTTCGTGACCTCGAACGCCACCCACAAGCTGGACGAGCTGATCGAGGACCCGCATGTAAACCTTGCCTACTACAAGGACCGCACGCGGGAATGGATTTCCGTCTCCGGGATCGCCACGGTCACGCAGGACCGCGCCACGATCGCGCAGCTTTTCGCCGAGGACTGGAAGGTGTGGTTCGGCCGCGAGGGCGACTCGCGCCATGGCACCCCGGACGATCCGCGCATCGTGCTGATCGGCGTCGAGGTCCACTCGGCGATGTTCCTCGAGGTGGACAAGCCGCAGCCCGTGGTGCTCTTCGAGCTGGTGAAGGGCTGGATTACCGGCAAGCCCGCGGAGCTCGGGAAGATGCACCACATCCAATGA
- a CDS encoding tripartite tricarboxylate transporter substrate binding protein, whose translation MKNNNPSKEKKSMNPMHRARVRIALAIAALLAAPSLAHAQAADWPNKPVRIVVPFAPGGGSDFIARYIARRLSEELKQPFIVENKPGAGGNIGAEQGIKSPPDGYTLTLIASSYTVNPSVYKINFDPVADMTPIVQISQGPLLIVVNPNVAAKTLGELVALAKAKPNEIYFASSGSGSIVHAASEYFNLKAGTKMTHVPYKGSGPAMTDTIAGQTQVFFSSASTAMPQINAGKLRVLAVTTSKRIPALPNTPTVIEAGVPGYDVTLWHGLIGPKGMPPEIVNKINAAVVKALKLKETEDQLQNDGVAPAGGTPQQFGTTIKTEIEMWRKVVADASIKAD comes from the coding sequence ATGAAGAACAACAACCCGTCCAAGGAGAAGAAATCCATGAACCCGATGCACCGCGCCCGCGTCCGGATCGCCCTCGCGATCGCCGCGCTCCTCGCCGCGCCTTCGCTCGCCCACGCCCAGGCCGCCGACTGGCCGAACAAGCCGGTGCGCATCGTCGTGCCGTTTGCGCCCGGCGGCGGCTCGGACTTCATCGCGCGCTACATCGCACGGCGCCTCTCGGAAGAGCTGAAGCAGCCGTTCATCGTGGAGAACAAGCCCGGGGCCGGCGGCAACATCGGCGCCGAGCAGGGCATCAAGTCGCCGCCCGACGGCTACACGCTCACCCTCATCGCCTCCAGCTACACGGTCAATCCCAGCGTCTACAAGATCAACTTCGATCCCGTCGCCGACATGACGCCGATCGTGCAGATCTCGCAGGGTCCGCTGCTGATCGTCGTCAATCCGAACGTCGCCGCGAAGACACTGGGCGAGCTGGTGGCGCTCGCGAAGGCCAAGCCCAACGAGATCTATTTCGCGAGCTCCGGCTCCGGCAGCATCGTCCACGCCGCGTCGGAGTACTTCAACCTGAAGGCCGGAACGAAGATGACGCACGTGCCCTACAAGGGCAGCGGCCCGGCGATGACCGACACGATCGCGGGGCAGACGCAGGTGTTCTTCAGCAGCGCGTCCACCGCGATGCCGCAGATCAACGCCGGGAAGCTGCGCGTGCTCGCGGTGACGACCTCGAAGCGCATTCCCGCGCTGCCGAACACGCCGACGGTGATCGAGGCGGGCGTGCCGGGCTACGACGTGACGCTGTGGCACGGCCTCATCGGGCCGAAGGGCATGCCGCCGGAGATCGTGAACAAGATCAACGCCGCGGTGGTGAAGGCCTTGAAGCTCAAGGAGACCGAGGACCAGCTCCAGAATGACGGCGTGGCGCCCGCCGGCGGAACCCCCCAGCAGTTCGGCACGACGATCAAGACCGAGATCGAGATGTGGCGCAAGGTCGTCGCCGACGCCAGCATCAAGGCCGACTGA